The Ciconia boyciana chromosome 2, ASM3463844v1, whole genome shotgun sequence genome has a segment encoding these proteins:
- the EN2 gene encoding homeobox protein engrailed-2, producing MEEGGRSPRDEAAEPQESGGDAEPGGGGGGGGGGRRGLLLPPGDPPHPHPHPHRITNFFIDNILRPEFGRRKEAGGPGGEPRRPGAESRRSPAAAPAPGAPLPGGGAGSPGRGEGGPAGLALHGAAKKGGDPAALEAALKARGLSGGDLSVSSDSDSSQASSNAGNQPMLWPAWVYCTRYSDRPSSGPRSRKPKKKNPNKEDKRPRTAFTAEQLQRLKAEFQTNRYLTEQRRQSLAQELGLNESQIKIWFQNKRAKIKKATGSKNSLAVHLMAQGLYNHSTTAKDGKSDSE from the exons ATGGAGGAGGGCGGCCGGAGCCCCCGGGACGAGGCGGCCGAGCCGCAGGAGTCCGGCGGCGACGcggagcccggcggcggcggcggcggcggcggcggcgggcggcgggggctgctgcttccccccggtgaccccccgcacccccacccGCACCCGCACCGCATCACCAACTTCTTCATCGACAACATCCTGCGGCCCGAGTTCGGGCGGAGGAAGgaggcgggcggccccggcggagAGCCCCGGCGGCCCGGCGCGGAgagccgccgcagccccgccgcggcgccggCCCCCGGGGCTCCgctgcccggcggcggggcgggctcgccgggccggggggagggcggccccgccgggctggCCCTGCACGGCGCCGCCAAGAAGGGGGGGGACCCCGCGGCGCTGGAGGCGGCCCTGAAAGCGCGGGGGTTGAGCGGCGGCGACCTGTCGGTGAGCTCGGACTCGGATAGCTCCCAGGCCAGCTCCAACGCCGGGAACCAGCCCATGCTCTGGCCCGCCTGGGTTTACTGCACGCGGTACTCGGACCGGCCCTCCTCAG GTCCCCGCTCCCGCAAACCAAAGAAGAAGAACCCCAACAAGGAGGACAAGCGGCCGCGCACCGCCTTCACCGCCGAGCAGCTGCAGAGACTCAAGGCCGAGTTCCAGACGAACCGGTACCTGACGGAGCAGCGGCGGCAAAGCCTGGCCCAAGAGCTGGGGCTTAACGAGTCCCAGATTAAAATCTGGTTCCAGAATAAACGAGCCAAGATCAAGAAGGCGACGGGCAGCAAGAACTCCCTGGCAGTGCACCTCATGGCCCAGGGGCTCTACAACCACTCCACCACGGCGAAAGACGGCAAGTCGGACAGTGAATAG